From a single Lolium rigidum isolate FL_2022 chromosome 7, APGP_CSIRO_Lrig_0.1, whole genome shotgun sequence genomic region:
- the LOC124677458 gene encoding senescence-specific cysteine protease SAG39-like → MVARHEQWMAKYGRTYSDVSEKARRLEVFKANVAFIESVNARNDKFWLEANQFADITNDEFRAKHTGYKLPVGGSKDRRMTGFRYANVSLDTLPTSVDWRTKGAVTPVKDQGKCGCCWAFSTVASMEGIVQLSTGKLISLSEQELVDCDTSDNGCGGGLMDNAFEFIVENGGLTTEANYPYTGTDGTCNSNMASSSAASIKGHEDVPANDEASLQKAVAAQPVSVAVDGGDSLFQFYKGGVLSGDCGTNLDHGVAAVGYGVADDGTKFWVIKNSWGTSWGEDGYIRLERDIPDKQGMCGVAMQPSYPTA, encoded by the exons ATGGTTGCGAGGCACGAGCAGTGGATGGCAAAGTATGGACGCACGTACAGTGACGTGTCTGAGAAAGCACGTCGGTTGGAGGTCTTTAAGGCCAACGTGGCGTTCATAGAGTCAGTGAACGCTAGGAACGACAAGTTCTGGCTTGAGGCCAACCAATTCGCAGATATCACCAATGATGAGTTCAGGGCCAAGCACACTGGTTATAAACTGCCGGTGGGTGGTAGCAAGGACCGGAGGATGACAGGGTTTAGGTACGCGAACGTCAGTCTTGACACTCTCCCGACTTCCGTGGACTGGAGAACCAAAGGAGCTGTCACTCCCGTCAAGGACCAAGGGAAATGTG GGTGTTGCTGGGCATTCTCCACGGTTGCATCCATGGAGGGAATTGTGCAGCTGAGCACCGGCAAACTGATCTCTCTATCAGAGCAAGAGCTCGTGGACTGTGACACCTCGGACAATGGATGTGGGGGTGGGCTCATGGACAATGCCTTTGAATTCATCGTGGAGAACGGTGGCCTAACCACCGAGGCCAACTACCCATACACTGGTACCGACGGCACCTGCAACTCCAACATGGCGTCCAGCTCTGCTGCGTCCATCAAGGGGCACGAGGACGTTCCAGCCAACGACGAGGCTTCGCTGCAGAAGGCGGTGGCGGCACAACCAGTGTCCGTGGCCGTTGACGGAGGAGACAGCCTCTTCCAGTTCTACAAGGGTGGTGTGCTATCAGGTGATTGCGGCACAAACCTCGATCACGGTGTTGCTGCTGTCGGGTATGGTGTGGCTGACGATGGTACGAAGTTCTGGGTGATCAAAAATTCGTGGGGCACGTCATGGGGCGAGGATGGGTATATCAGGCTGGAGAGGGACATTCCCGACAAGCAAGGCATGTGTGGTGTCGCAATGCAACCTTCCTATCCGACGGCTTGA
- the LOC124677457 gene encoding UDP-glucosyltransferase UGT13248-like, with amino-acid sequence MDTTVQGSGSGGGGRVLLLPFPGMQGHANPMLQLGRRLAYHGLRPTLVLTRHVLSTAAPSDCPFPVAAISDGFDAGGIASCPDTAEYLRRMEAAGSGTLARLLLADDDVRVLVYDSHLPWARRVARDAGVAAAAFMTQMCAVDVVYGEARAGRVALPLPDGSALRCRGVLSVDLGPQDVPPFVAKPEWYPAFTDSALGQFHGLDQADDVLVNSFRELEPTEADYMESRWRAKTVGPTLPSFYLDDDRLPLNKSYGFNLVSSTAPCMAWLDKQAPCSVVLASYGTVANLDTAQIEELGYGLCNSAQPFLWVLRSEEAQKLPEELRGKCNMKGLIVSFCPQLEVLTHRATGCFLTHCGWNSTTEAIVTGVPMVAIPQWADQPTTAKYVESAWGIGLRARQDGKGLVRREEVERCIKEVLGGEEYKRNASKWMQKAKRAMQKGGSSDKNITDFVAKYLPNSRSYEDGDS; translated from the exons ATGGACACCACCGTCcagggcagcggcagcggcggcggcgggcgcgtgcTGCTGCTGCCGTTCCCGGGGATGCAGGGCCACGCCAACCCGATGCTGCAGCTCGGCCGCCGCCTCGCCTACCACGGCCTCCGCCCCACCCTCGTCCTCACCCGCCACGTCCTCTCCACCGCCGCCCCCTCAGACTGCCCATTCCCCGTGGCCGCCATCTCCGACGGCTTCGACGCCGGCGGGATCGCCTCCTGCCCCGACACCGCGGAGTACCTGCGCCGGATGGAGGCCGCCGGGTCGGGCACGCTggcgcggctgctgctcgccgacGACGACGTGCGCGTGCTCGTCTACGACTCGCACCTGCCCTGGGCGCGGCGGGTCGCGCGGGACGCCGGCGTGGCCGCGGCCGCGTTCATGACGCAGATGTGCGCGGTGGACGTGGTCTACGGCGAGGCGCGCGCGGGGCGGGtcgcgctgccgctgccggacgGGAGCGCGCTGCGTTGCCGCGGTGTGCTCAGCGTGGACCTTGGGCCCCAAGACGTGCCGCCGTTCGTGGCCAAGCCCGAGTGGTACCCGGCGTTCACGGACTCAGCTCTCGGGCAGTTCCACGGGCTGGACCAGGCCGACGACGTGCTCGTCAACTCCTTCCGCGAACTGGAACCCACG GAGGCAGATTACATGGAATCGAGATGGCGTGCAAAGACCGTCGGCCCGACATTGCCATCGTTCTACCTAGACGATGATCGTCTGCCATTGAACAAGTCCTACggtttcaacctcgtctccagcaCTGCTCCATGCATGGCATGGCTAGACAAGCAGGCTCCTTGCTCTGTGGTCCTAGCATCCTATGGCACGGTCGCTAACCTCGACACGGCACAAATAGAAGAGCTAGGCTATGGATTGTGCAATTCTGCACAACCTTTCCTTTGGGTGTTGAGGTCTGAAGAAGCACAAAAGTTGCCCGAAGAACTTCGTGGAAAATGCAACATGAAAGGCCTAATTGTTTCTTTTTGCCCTCAGCTGGAGGTATTGACCCATAGAGCCACAG GCTGTTTCTTGACACATTGTGGATGGAACTCAACAACCGAAGCAATTGTCACCGGTGTACCCATGGTGGCAATACCACAATGGGCAGACCAACCGACAACTGCAAAGTATGTGGAGAGCGCTTGGGGGATTGGCTTGCGTGCACGTCAGGATGGAAAAGGCTTGGTGAGGAGGGAAGAGGTTGAGAGGTGTATCAAGGAGGTATTGGGTGGGGAAGAGTATAAGAGGAATGCGTCCAAGTGGATGCAAAAAGCCAAAAGGGCAATGCAGAAAGGAGGGAGCTCGGACAAGAATATTACTGATTTTGTGGCCAAGTACTTACCAAATTCAAGATCATACGAAGATGGTGATTCTTGA